One Cryptosporangium aurantiacum DNA window includes the following coding sequences:
- a CDS encoding branched-chain amino acid ABC transporter permease, producing the protein MSTSPKTTEGTSPESTEGTSPESTEASRPAASTMPGLVRRAGGAGAPPVRRGNTLLRHLAIAIVIGVVVVIGTYQIEPFRNYQLATIGVYLCVLPGLILLTGFNGQISLGHGALMAAGAYTVALVQDALGGEAQWHLLVSVLSGVVTATVLGAIIGVAAARLHGPYLAGATLAVAAAVPAVTTTFDGLFGGDAGLSFAMAPAPESLGVYFPFERWQAWLTLLGAAITLLLLANLVRSRFGRTLRAVRDDEVAASLAGIHVARVQVLAFVVSAAGAGLGGALFAVLAQSVSPGAYGLTLSLNLMLAIVLGGLGGLRGALWGAIALVALQPLADAATRGFSFSPEVQQRLDGTLPLAVFGLALIVVMTTAPGGVDGLVSRATRRLRRSR; encoded by the coding sequence GTGAGCACTTCCCCGAAGACCACGGAAGGAACTTCCCCGGAGAGCACGGAAGGAACTTCGCCGGAGAGCACCGAAGCGTCCCGGCCGGCGGCCTCGACCATGCCGGGGCTGGTGCGCCGGGCGGGTGGGGCCGGCGCTCCGCCTGTCCGGCGCGGCAACACGCTCCTGCGGCACCTGGCGATCGCGATCGTGATCGGCGTCGTCGTGGTGATCGGCACGTACCAGATCGAGCCGTTCCGCAACTACCAGCTCGCCACGATCGGCGTGTACCTCTGCGTCCTGCCCGGTCTGATCCTGCTCACCGGGTTCAACGGACAGATCTCGCTCGGCCACGGCGCGCTGATGGCGGCCGGGGCGTACACGGTCGCGCTGGTGCAGGACGCGCTCGGCGGTGAGGCGCAGTGGCACCTGCTGGTCTCGGTGCTGAGCGGCGTGGTCACCGCGACCGTGCTCGGCGCGATCATCGGCGTCGCCGCCGCCCGGCTGCACGGGCCCTACCTGGCCGGTGCGACGCTCGCGGTCGCGGCCGCCGTACCGGCGGTCACCACGACGTTCGACGGGCTCTTCGGCGGTGACGCCGGTCTGTCGTTCGCGATGGCTCCGGCGCCGGAGTCGCTCGGCGTGTACTTCCCGTTCGAGCGCTGGCAGGCCTGGCTGACGCTGCTCGGCGCCGCGATCACCCTGCTGCTGCTCGCCAACCTGGTGCGCAGCCGGTTCGGCCGGACGCTCCGCGCGGTCCGCGACGACGAGGTGGCGGCATCGCTCGCCGGGATCCACGTCGCCCGCGTACAGGTGCTGGCGTTCGTGGTCAGCGCCGCCGGCGCGGGGCTCGGCGGCGCGCTGTTCGCCGTGCTCGCACAGAGCGTCTCACCGGGTGCGTACGGGCTGACGCTCTCGCTCAACCTGATGCTCGCGATTGTCCTCGGTGGCCTCGGCGGGTTGCGCGGAGCGCTCTGGGGCGCGATCGCCCTGGTCGCCCTGCAACCGCTCGCGGACGCGGCGACCCGCGGTTTCTCGTTCTCGCCCGAGGTGCAGCAGCGCCTCGACGGGACGTTGCCGCTCGCCGTGTTCGGCCTCGCGCTGATCGTCGTGATGACCACCGCTCCGGGCGGAGTCGACGGGCTAGTCAGCCGAGCCACCCGCCGTCTTCGCCGCTCTCGTTAA
- a CDS encoding ABC transporter substrate-binding protein, translating into MIRSLRRGIAVAAALALAASVAACTEDSPSSNGASVPGVTDTTILVGTHQPLTGRAAAGYSKIASATKAYFEYVNANGGVHGRKIEYKIVDDAYNPAKTQEVVRQLVLQDKVFAVLNGLGTPTHGGVLDFLKTNKVPDLFVSSGSALFNQPEKYPSTFGFNVDYVTEAKVLANYVKKNFPGKKVCFFGQNDDFGQDALKGVETVLGSVTAKQNYVPTNTNVAPQVGALKAAGCEVNMLATITPFTALTIGTAAKLGYRAQWVGSSVGGDYVGLSTLLGKVAPVLLEGYVTSGYLPSPLDATNPWTKLFKDVNAKYNGNTTFEVNTLFGMAVGYTFVQALQAAGKDLTREGLIEAVEKGGFEGPSLVPMRYSKDDHSGFSGTQISVIKGGKQALVDTPYVTDTGDGPVEPYTEGASAPPANGIPTA; encoded by the coding sequence ATGATCCGTTCCCTACGGCGCGGCATCGCCGTTGCCGCCGCGCTAGCACTCGCCGCCTCCGTTGCCGCCTGCACCGAGGACTCGCCGTCGTCGAACGGGGCGTCGGTGCCCGGCGTCACCGACACCACGATCCTGGTCGGCACCCACCAGCCGCTGACCGGGCGGGCCGCCGCCGGCTACTCGAAGATCGCGTCCGCGACCAAGGCCTACTTCGAGTACGTCAACGCGAACGGCGGCGTCCACGGGCGCAAGATCGAGTACAAGATCGTCGACGACGCGTACAACCCGGCCAAGACCCAGGAGGTCGTCCGGCAGCTGGTGCTGCAGGACAAGGTGTTCGCGGTCCTCAACGGCCTGGGCACCCCGACACACGGCGGCGTCCTGGACTTCCTGAAGACCAACAAGGTGCCGGACCTGTTCGTCTCGTCCGGCAGTGCGCTGTTCAACCAGCCGGAGAAGTACCCGAGCACGTTCGGGTTCAACGTCGACTACGTGACCGAGGCCAAGGTCCTCGCGAACTACGTCAAGAAGAACTTCCCCGGCAAGAAGGTCTGCTTCTTCGGGCAGAACGACGACTTCGGCCAGGACGCGCTCAAGGGTGTCGAGACCGTGCTCGGCTCGGTCACCGCGAAGCAGAACTACGTGCCGACGAACACCAACGTCGCACCGCAGGTCGGCGCGCTGAAGGCGGCCGGCTGCGAGGTGAACATGCTCGCGACGATCACGCCGTTCACCGCGCTGACGATCGGCACCGCGGCGAAGCTCGGCTACCGGGCACAGTGGGTCGGCAGCAGTGTCGGCGGTGACTACGTGGGTCTCTCGACGCTGCTCGGCAAGGTCGCGCCGGTGCTGCTCGAGGGTTACGTGACGTCCGGCTACCTGCCCAGCCCGCTGGACGCCACGAACCCGTGGACGAAGCTGTTCAAGGACGTCAACGCCAAGTACAACGGCAACACGACGTTCGAGGTCAACACGCTGTTCGGGATGGCCGTCGGTTACACGTTCGTGCAGGCGCTGCAGGCGGCGGGCAAGGACCTGACCCGCGAGGGCCTGATCGAGGCGGTCGAGAAGGGTGGCTTCGAGGGGCCGTCGCTGGTGCCGATGCGGTACTCGAAGGACGACCACTCCGGGTTCAGCGGTACCCAGATCTCGGTGATCAAGGGTGGCAAGCAGGCGCTCGTCGACACGCCCTACGTCACCGACACGGGTGACGGACCGGTCGAGCCCTACACCGAGGGTGCGTCCGCTCCGCCGGCGAACGGAATCCCGACGGCCTGA
- a CDS encoding winged helix-turn-helix transcriptional regulator, with protein MSAEPDLETLVADVFARGCTSRRTLESITGKWGVLALVALREGAYRFNALRRRVDGVSEKMLAQTLQTLERDGMVHREVLATIPARVEYTLTPLGAEIADQLFALVELLESRVPQVVEAQAAYDADRPR; from the coding sequence GTGAGTGCCGAGCCGGACCTGGAGACGCTGGTCGCCGACGTGTTCGCGCGCGGGTGCACCTCGCGGCGGACGCTGGAGAGCATCACCGGCAAGTGGGGGGTACTCGCGCTGGTCGCGTTGCGGGAAGGGGCGTACCGGTTCAACGCGCTGCGTCGCCGGGTCGACGGGGTGAGCGAGAAGATGCTCGCTCAGACGCTGCAGACGCTCGAGCGCGACGGGATGGTGCACCGCGAGGTGCTGGCCACGATCCCGGCCCGGGTCGAGTACACGCTGACGCCGCTGGGCGCCGAGATCGCCGACCAGCTGTTCGCGCTGGTGGAACTACTGGAGTCCCGGGTGCCCCAGGTGGTCGAGGCCCAGGCGGCCTACGACGCAGACCGGCCGCGCTAG
- a CDS encoding SDR family oxidoreductase, whose translation MITVTGATGQFGRLVIADLLARGVPAGDITAAVRSPEKAAGLGVRVVEADYDRPETLVPAFAGTDRLLFISGSEVGRRIRQHQNVVDAAREAGVGLIVYTSAPKATTSSLQLAAEHKATEEAIAASGLPSVILRNGWYFENYTGTLAQTLERGVIVGSAGDGRVSAASRADLAAAAAAVLVDPVPGSVYELGGDEAFTLSELAAEVSAQSGTPVSYRDLPVDEYTQVLVGAGLPQPVAAVFADSDRGLSVGDLFIDSGDLRRLIGRPPTSLADAVADALKP comes from the coding sequence GTGATCACCGTTACCGGCGCCACCGGCCAGTTCGGCCGCCTCGTCATCGCCGACCTGCTCGCCCGGGGAGTCCCGGCCGGCGACATCACCGCCGCCGTGCGGAGCCCCGAGAAGGCCGCCGGCCTCGGCGTCCGCGTCGTCGAGGCCGACTACGACCGGCCGGAGACGCTGGTGCCTGCTTTCGCAGGCACCGACCGATTGCTGTTCATCTCCGGCAGCGAGGTCGGTCGACGCATCCGTCAGCACCAGAACGTGGTGGACGCCGCCCGCGAGGCCGGCGTCGGGCTGATCGTCTACACCAGCGCACCGAAGGCCACCACGAGCAGCTTGCAGCTGGCGGCCGAGCACAAGGCCACCGAGGAGGCGATCGCCGCGTCCGGCCTGCCGTCGGTGATCCTGCGCAACGGTTGGTACTTCGAGAACTACACCGGGACGCTCGCCCAGACGCTCGAGCGCGGCGTGATCGTCGGCAGCGCGGGCGACGGCCGCGTCTCCGCCGCGAGCCGCGCCGACCTGGCCGCGGCCGCGGCGGCCGTGCTCGTCGACCCGGTACCGGGCAGCGTCTACGAGCTCGGCGGCGACGAGGCGTTCACGCTGTCCGAACTGGCCGCCGAGGTCAGCGCGCAGAGCGGCACCCCGGTGAGCTACCGCGACCTGCCGGTGGACGAGTACACGCAGGTGCTGGTCGGCGCCGGTCTGCCGCAGCCGGTCGCCGCGGTGTTCGCCGACTCCGACCGTGGGCTGTCCGTCGGTGACCTGTTCATCGACAGCGGTGACCTCCGCCGCCTGATCGGTCGTCCGCCGACGTCGCTGGCCGACGCGGTGGCCGACGCGCTGAAGCCATGA
- a CDS encoding tyrosine-protein phosphatase, producing MTEGRLEPDTRTERVVRLEGASNVRDLGGLTTTDGRQTRFGLLYRADAPSELTAADVRTLVTERGLRQVVDLRSLEEVTRDGRSALREAVAGWANHSMSSDPGVGQVVPEILRGNLTGHYLGYLGSGAERVVAAARLLTDPERQPALVHCAAGKDRTGTLVAILLDAAGVRRDEIVADYALTDANMDGVIERVIRRMRAAGAEIPSQANTLPDEARRARPETMAAFLDQLTTVFGGGAGWLLAHGFADADLTRFRNSFLTA from the coding sequence ATGACCGAGGGCCGGCTGGAGCCCGATACCCGTACCGAACGAGTCGTGCGGCTGGAGGGCGCGAGCAACGTCCGCGACCTCGGCGGGCTCACCACCACCGACGGCAGGCAGACCCGGTTCGGCCTGCTCTACCGGGCGGACGCCCCGAGCGAACTGACCGCGGCCGACGTCCGGACGCTGGTCACCGAGCGCGGCCTGCGGCAGGTGGTCGACCTGCGCTCGCTCGAGGAGGTCACGCGGGACGGCCGGAGCGCGCTGCGCGAGGCGGTCGCGGGCTGGGCGAACCATTCGATGAGCAGCGATCCGGGAGTCGGTCAGGTCGTCCCGGAGATCCTCCGCGGCAACCTCACCGGCCACTACCTGGGTTACCTGGGGTCGGGCGCGGAACGAGTGGTCGCCGCCGCCCGCCTGCTCACCGACCCGGAGCGGCAGCCGGCCCTCGTGCACTGCGCGGCGGGCAAGGATCGCACCGGCACGCTGGTCGCGATCCTGCTCGACGCGGCCGGCGTCCGCCGGGACGAGATCGTCGCGGACTACGCGCTGACCGACGCGAACATGGACGGGGTGATCGAACGAGTCATCCGGCGCATGCGGGCGGCGGGGGCCGAGATCCCGTCCCAGGCGAACACGCTGCCGGACGAGGCGCGGCGGGCGCGTCCCGAGACGATGGCCGCGTTCCTCGACCAGCTGACGACGGTGTTCGGTGGTGGCGCCGGGTGGTTGCTCGCCCATGGCTTCGCGGACGCCGACCTCACCCGGTTCCGGAACAGCTTCCTCACGGCGTGA
- a CDS encoding endonuclease/exonuclease/phosphatase family protein has protein sequence MVRRVTVAATGLLLVGGVLASTPAQAATAARIHDVQGAAHVSPLRGQVVSVPGIVTARASNGFYLQDPQPDRDPRTSEAILVFTGSAPSVAVGDAVTVEGTVTEFRPGGADGTANLTATQLTTPTVTVTSSGNALPATTVLGAGGRRPPTSVVENDANGDVEAGGAFDPASDGLDFYESLEAMRVQVNSAVAAGPTNSFNELPVLGDRGRSAGPRSVRGGVVLRPGDANPERIILDDGLGFAPPKVDVGATATGPAVGVVSYSFGNVKVILTAATAFSGTPAPETTRADAGNELSVATFNVENLDPSDPPAKFARLASIIVRNLRAPDVVALEEVQDNNGATNDGTVAADRTYATLIAAITAAGGPVYAYRQIDPVNNADGGEPGGNIRVGFLYAADRGVSFASAPAGDATTPVAVTTRGGKPHLSVNPGRIAPAEAAWADSRKPLVGEFTYRGRSVFVVANHFVSKSGDQPLFGRFQPPAQPSAAKRVQQATLVNAFVRQLLAVDRQALVAVVGDLNDFEFSETVKTVAGTQLIDLPATLPVPERYTYVFDGNSQVLDHILISRSVRSYSYDIVHVNAEYTDQASDHDPQLVRLRLP, from the coding sequence ATGGTGCGACGGGTAACCGTGGCAGCGACCGGCCTCCTGCTGGTCGGCGGTGTGTTGGCCAGTACTCCCGCGCAAGCCGCCACCGCGGCACGCATCCACGACGTGCAGGGCGCCGCCCACGTCTCGCCGCTGCGCGGCCAGGTGGTGAGCGTTCCCGGGATCGTGACCGCACGAGCGTCCAACGGGTTCTACCTGCAGGACCCGCAACCGGACCGGGACCCGCGCACCTCCGAGGCGATCCTCGTTTTCACCGGGTCGGCCCCGTCCGTCGCGGTCGGCGACGCGGTGACCGTCGAGGGCACGGTCACCGAGTTCCGGCCGGGCGGCGCCGACGGCACCGCGAACCTGACCGCGACCCAGCTCACGACGCCGACCGTGACCGTCACCTCGTCCGGCAACGCGCTGCCCGCCACCACGGTGCTCGGTGCCGGTGGCCGCCGTCCGCCGACGAGCGTGGTCGAGAACGACGCGAACGGCGACGTCGAGGCGGGCGGCGCGTTCGACCCGGCCTCCGACGGCCTGGACTTCTACGAGTCGCTCGAGGCGATGCGCGTCCAGGTGAACAGCGCGGTGGCGGCCGGGCCGACGAATTCGTTCAACGAGCTTCCGGTGCTCGGCGACCGCGGACGCTCTGCCGGCCCGCGCAGCGTCCGCGGTGGCGTCGTGCTGCGGCCCGGTGACGCCAACCCGGAGCGGATCATCCTCGACGACGGCCTCGGCTTCGCACCGCCCAAGGTGGACGTGGGTGCCACCGCGACCGGGCCGGCCGTCGGCGTCGTCAGCTACAGCTTCGGGAACGTGAAGGTCATCCTGACCGCTGCCACGGCGTTTTCGGGGACGCCTGCGCCGGAGACCACGCGCGCCGACGCCGGGAACGAGCTCTCGGTGGCCACGTTCAACGTGGAAAACCTGGACCCGAGCGACCCGCCGGCGAAGTTCGCGCGGCTGGCGTCGATCATCGTGCGCAACCTCCGCGCGCCGGACGTCGTCGCCCTGGAAGAGGTGCAGGACAACAACGGCGCGACGAACGACGGGACCGTCGCCGCCGACCGCACGTACGCCACGCTGATCGCGGCGATCACCGCCGCAGGCGGCCCGGTGTACGCCTACCGGCAGATCGACCCGGTGAACAACGCGGACGGCGGCGAGCCGGGCGGCAACATCCGGGTCGGTTTCCTCTACGCGGCCGACCGCGGCGTGTCGTTCGCGAGCGCACCGGCCGGGGACGCCACCACTCCGGTCGCCGTGACCACCCGCGGGGGCAAGCCGCACCTCTCGGTCAACCCGGGCCGGATCGCACCGGCCGAGGCCGCCTGGGCGGACAGCCGGAAGCCGCTGGTCGGCGAGTTCACCTACCGCGGCCGGTCGGTGTTCGTGGTGGCCAACCACTTCGTCTCGAAGAGCGGTGACCAGCCGCTGTTCGGCCGGTTCCAGCCACCGGCCCAGCCGTCGGCGGCGAAGCGAGTGCAGCAGGCGACGCTGGTGAACGCGTTCGTGCGGCAGCTGCTCGCCGTCGATCGGCAGGCGCTCGTGGCGGTCGTCGGGGACCTCAACGACTTCGAGTTCTCCGAGACCGTGAAGACCGTGGCCGGGACCCAGCTGATCGATCTGCCCGCGACGCTGCCGGTGCCGGAGCGCTACACGTACGTCTTCGACGGCAACTCGCAGGTGCTCGACCACATCCTGATCAGCCGGTCGGTGCGGTCGTACTCGTACGACATCGTCCACGTCAACGCCGAGTACACCGACCAGGCCAGCGATCACGACCCGCAGCTGGTCCGGCTCCGGCTGCCCTAG
- a CDS encoding saccharopine dehydrogenase NADP-binding domain-containing protein produces MSAAPIAVYGATGHTGRLVATEILARGHPVVLGGRDATGLIALAADLGEGDRVTVRPASLDDPDALRTFAAGAPALIHCAGPYSCTGAPVVAAAIDAGTHYVDHAVEAHHVKNLFDTFAAPAERAGVLVCPGLSFYGGFGDFLAAAATDGLPAVETVTVGYAVSGWRMTTGARATAEQLLNEVERITFTDGAQRVGPLPSYPTTFRFPAPLGDREMIGPFPTGDAVTIPRHVPTRDVEVLLTASTFAEPQVFTSEHVDATERAQTAFTVAVDVRTGGGGHRSAHLTGHDIWWAGAVASVEAALDLALDGRGTGVRPGPKPGVRSPAEAFGAEPFLRRLEELGAFVLTT; encoded by the coding sequence ATGTCCGCAGCACCGATCGCCGTCTACGGCGCCACCGGCCACACCGGCCGGCTCGTCGCCACCGAGATCCTGGCTCGTGGCCACCCGGTCGTCCTCGGGGGCCGCGACGCGACCGGGCTGATCGCACTCGCCGCCGATCTCGGGGAGGGCGACCGGGTGACGGTGCGGCCCGCTTCCCTCGACGATCCGGACGCCTTACGCACGTTCGCCGCCGGGGCACCGGCCCTGATCCACTGCGCCGGGCCGTACTCGTGCACCGGTGCGCCGGTGGTGGCCGCGGCGATCGACGCGGGCACCCACTACGTCGACCACGCGGTGGAGGCGCACCACGTCAAGAATCTGTTCGACACGTTCGCCGCGCCCGCGGAACGCGCGGGTGTCCTGGTGTGCCCGGGGCTGAGCTTCTACGGCGGCTTCGGCGACTTCCTGGCCGCGGCCGCCACCGACGGCCTGCCCGCGGTCGAGACGGTGACGGTCGGGTACGCGGTGAGCGGCTGGCGCATGACGACCGGCGCCCGCGCCACCGCCGAGCAGCTGCTCAACGAGGTTGAGCGGATCACGTTCACCGACGGCGCGCAGCGGGTCGGGCCACTACCGAGTTACCCGACCACGTTCCGGTTCCCCGCCCCGCTGGGCGACCGCGAGATGATCGGCCCGTTCCCGACCGGCGACGCGGTCACGATCCCCCGGCACGTCCCGACGCGCGACGTCGAGGTCCTGCTCACCGCCAGCACGTTCGCCGAGCCCCAGGTCTTCACCAGCGAGCACGTCGACGCCACTGAGCGCGCGCAGACCGCGTTCACGGTCGCTGTCGACGTCCGCACCGGCGGCGGTGGCCACCGCTCGGCGCACCTTACCGGCCACGACATCTGGTGGGCCGGTGCGGTCGCGTCGGTGGAGGCCGCGCTCGACCTCGCGCTGGACGGGCGCGGCACCGGCGTACGGCCCGGCCCCAAGCCCGGCGTCCGCAGTCCCGCCGAGGCATTCGGGGCCGAGCCGTTCCTCCGTCGTCTGGAGGAGCTCGGTGCGTTCGTGCTGACGACCTAG
- a CDS encoding putative bifunctional diguanylate cyclase/phosphodiesterase, producing the protein MADRAAVSAVARVVLLGCGLLALALGVHVCWVWSGHGATSPLRLWSPWALIEISILVGTAMVVLRCVLVPAQRVAWVLVAVASAAYGVGYVVWDRLIAAGNPLPSFSLADAFWLPGLPLVAVAVWLLSRPLVGGVGVVGIWDAVVAGTLGAAVMALMLGREVLTWADGSPLDAVVTLGYPALTIVVVGMLGSVLALAHWRLDPAWLLLSTSVLLMAIANALVSRLLATGSEGVELVDQVYGFAAVALAAAAWQRPRRMSARSLDRWTILAPLLCAGVAVLILVVVTATAQPAVAAVFAAISVLAALARIGFGVRQLLDAGEQHRLAITDELTGLYNRRGFLRGVEEALASDNRRTRALLLLDLDRFKEVNDGLGHQIGDQLLAVLAPRLAGALNSDDLLARLGGDEFAVLTSAPTAVDADRAVQGLAERLLAAVRMPLPIGGIAVPMDVSIGVAVEGDAPPTGTVGERTLELLRCADTAMYRAKGERLGWVRYDSIGPDLQRDSLQRAAELRSLLIGAGTGAYGQLEMHYQALVATAATAPARVEALVRWRHPVHGMIAPDHFLGLAERTGLTPYLTRRVLGMALDQVARWRQGGADVEVSVNLSASDLCHPAMVDEVLEGLAVRGLPSSALTVEITEQVAIGDLDTGRDFLALLRSAGVGVAIDDFGTGYSALSYLQRLPATELKLDRSLTAKLVDDPAAAAIVRACIDLAHTLGLEVVAEGVETPEQARQLVSAGADRLQGWLFGKPQPGGAEPPVVLPLAAAQL; encoded by the coding sequence GTGGCCGATCGCGCCGCCGTCTCGGCGGTTGCCCGGGTCGTTCTGCTGGGCTGCGGCCTGCTCGCACTGGCCCTCGGGGTGCACGTCTGCTGGGTCTGGTCGGGCCACGGCGCGACGTCCCCGCTGCGGCTCTGGTCACCCTGGGCGTTGATCGAGATCTCGATTCTCGTCGGCACCGCCATGGTCGTGCTGCGCTGCGTCCTGGTGCCTGCCCAGCGGGTGGCGTGGGTGCTGGTCGCCGTCGCCTCCGCCGCCTACGGCGTCGGCTACGTGGTCTGGGACCGCCTGATCGCCGCGGGCAACCCGCTCCCGAGTTTCTCGCTCGCCGACGCGTTCTGGCTGCCCGGACTGCCGCTGGTGGCGGTCGCGGTGTGGCTGCTCTCCCGGCCGCTGGTCGGCGGCGTCGGCGTCGTCGGGATCTGGGACGCGGTCGTCGCCGGGACGCTGGGCGCGGCGGTGATGGCGCTGATGCTCGGCCGCGAGGTGCTCACCTGGGCCGACGGGAGCCCGCTCGACGCGGTGGTCACGCTCGGCTATCCGGCGCTGACGATCGTGGTGGTCGGGATGCTCGGTTCGGTGCTCGCGCTCGCCCACTGGCGCCTCGATCCGGCCTGGCTCCTGCTCAGCACCAGCGTGCTCCTGATGGCGATCGCCAACGCGCTGGTCAGCCGTCTGCTCGCGACCGGCTCGGAGGGCGTCGAGCTGGTGGACCAGGTGTACGGCTTCGCCGCTGTGGCGCTGGCCGCCGCGGCGTGGCAGCGGCCCCGGCGGATGTCCGCCCGCTCGCTCGACCGGTGGACGATCCTCGCGCCGCTGCTCTGTGCCGGGGTCGCGGTGCTGATCCTGGTGGTCGTGACGGCGACCGCGCAGCCGGCGGTGGCCGCCGTGTTCGCCGCGATCTCGGTGCTCGCCGCGCTGGCTCGCATCGGGTTCGGCGTCCGGCAGTTGCTGGACGCGGGCGAGCAGCACCGCCTGGCGATCACCGACGAACTGACCGGGCTCTACAACCGACGCGGGTTCCTGCGCGGCGTCGAGGAGGCACTGGCGTCGGACAACCGCCGGACCCGGGCGCTCCTGCTGCTCGACCTCGATCGCTTCAAGGAGGTCAACGACGGGCTCGGGCACCAGATCGGAGACCAGCTGCTCGCCGTGCTCGCACCGCGGCTCGCCGGGGCGCTGAACTCGGACGATCTGCTCGCGCGCCTGGGCGGCGACGAGTTCGCGGTGCTCACCAGCGCGCCGACGGCCGTCGACGCGGACCGGGCCGTGCAAGGGCTGGCCGAGCGATTGCTGGCCGCCGTGCGGATGCCGCTCCCGATCGGCGGGATCGCGGTGCCGATGGACGTCAGCATCGGGGTCGCGGTGGAGGGGGATGCGCCGCCCACCGGCACCGTCGGCGAGCGGACCCTCGAGCTGCTCCGGTGCGCGGACACCGCGATGTACCGGGCGAAGGGTGAGCGGCTCGGGTGGGTCCGGTACGACTCGATCGGGCCGGACCTGCAGCGCGACTCGCTGCAGCGAGCCGCCGAACTGCGAAGCCTGCTGATCGGGGCTGGCACGGGGGCGTACGGGCAGCTGGAGATGCACTACCAGGCGCTGGTGGCGACCGCGGCGACCGCGCCGGCCCGGGTGGAGGCGCTCGTGCGGTGGCGCCATCCGGTGCACGGGATGATCGCGCCGGACCACTTCCTCGGGCTCGCCGAGCGGACCGGGTTGACGCCGTACCTCACCCGGCGGGTGCTGGGCATGGCGCTGGACCAGGTCGCGCGGTGGCGGCAGGGCGGCGCGGACGTCGAGGTCTCGGTCAACCTCTCGGCCTCCGACCTGTGTCACCCGGCGATGGTCGACGAGGTCCTGGAGGGCCTCGCCGTGCGTGGTCTGCCGTCGTCCGCGCTGACCGTCGAGATCACCGAGCAGGTCGCGATCGGTGACCTGGACACCGGCCGCGACTTCCTGGCGCTGCTGCGGAGCGCCGGGGTCGGCGTCGCGATCGACGACTTCGGCACCGGGTACTCGGCCCTCTCGTACCTGCAGCGGCTGCCGGCGACCGAGCTGAAGCTCGACCGGTCGCTGACCGCGAAGCTGGTCGACGACCCGGCCGCCGCCGCGATCGTCCGGGCGTGCATCGACCTGGCGCACACGCTCGGGCTGGAGGTCGTCGCCGAGGGCGTCGAGACCCCGGAGCAGGCCCGGCAGCTGGTGTCGGCCGGGGCCGACCGGCTGCAGGGGTGGCTCTTCGGCAAGCCGCAGCCCGGCGGTGCGGAGCCGCCGGTCGTGCTTCCGCTGGCAGCCGCGCAGCTCTGA
- a CDS encoding ArsR/SmtB family transcription factor, translating into MAVDQLSLVFSALADPTRRAILARLAAHGDATVAELTGPFAMSQPAISKHLKVLENAGLISRARRATARLSHLEAKPMREATDWLAEYRRFWETSHERLDELLAELQQSPTNGANDG; encoded by the coding sequence ATGGCGGTCGACCAGCTCAGTCTTGTGTTCAGCGCGTTGGCCGATCCGACGCGCCGGGCGATCCTCGCGCGCCTCGCCGCGCACGGTGACGCCACCGTCGCCGAGCTGACCGGCCCGTTCGCGATGTCCCAGCCGGCGATCTCCAAACACCTCAAGGTGCTGGAGAACGCCGGGCTGATCTCCCGTGCCAGGCGGGCGACCGCCCGCCTGAGCCACCTGGAGGCGAAGCCGATGCGCGAAGCGACCGACTGGCTGGCCGAGTACCGCCGGTTCTGGGAGACCAGCCACGAACGACTCGACGAACTCCTCGCCGAGCTGCAGCAATCCCCGACGAACGGAGCGAACGATGGCTAA